The Canis lupus dingo isolate Sandy chromosome 18, ASM325472v2, whole genome shotgun sequence genome includes the window ccccagggcctgggccatGGTGCCCCAGACCCAAGCTACCACAGGCTGCAAGATGTGGGGAAAGCCAGTGTGAGAGGCAGCTTCTGACCAGCCTGGGGCCTGAGCTCCCATCCAGCCGGTCCCCAGCCCGGGGACCTGGCTGCAGGGTTCAGAGGGCACAGACTTCAGGGCATCTCACCAAGCCCCCTCTGTCCCCTCTTTTATcggggtgggagggtgagggtGAGAGTGAGCCTTGAAATGGCAGAAAAGCCAGACCTCTGTGTAGAGGCTggtccccaggcccagcccctgcccccccaggccAGCTTACCTCCCTGCTGCACCTCACCTCCTCCTCTCACTTCCTCCTTCTCAGCAGCTTCAGCCACCGGCTGGGGGGCCCCTCCCACACTCCCCTCCCAAGTGTGTGGGGGGGTCACCTCTTCCTCTCTGAGGCTCTTCCGGCCTGCCCCAGTGCCCCCAGGACCGTgggctcctcccaccctccccatgGGCTGGGTGGCTGCAGGCTTGGGCTCCAGAGCAGGGTGTGACCAGTCCAGGACCCACCCGAGTTACAGAGGCCAGGCCCCTCCAGTTTTGAGGTTAAAACAATTCAAGATTCCAGTGAGAATTCTcgtttatttaatatttgctcTTTACAAGTAATGCTTTGAATATATACCTAACGCAGCGTTATTATGCACTCAGCAGGCAATAACGGAACTTACAAAAATTAGTTCAGCGTGCAGCACAGCGTGGACCAAGATGGGTTCAGAGCGCCGCGGCAGGTGCCTGGGTCTGGCCAGCTGCCTTGAGGGCCGCAGAGACTCAGGAGGTGGAGGCCCCCCGTGAATGTGAGGCCAGGGTTTTGGACCAACCCACCCCCCTGCTATCTCTTGAGTCTCCGTTTCCTTTTCTGCACTTCGAGGACTTGATCCGCAGTGTCTGGAGCATCGGTTATTAATGTGCTCATACCACGCTCCCGCCCAGGGGGTGGGTTAGCGTCTGACAGAGACAAACAACTCCCACAGCACTTCCGGCCCCATATTCTCGGAACTGGACTCGGGTAACTCCTCGGGGGCGGGACCAGACTCGACCCCGCCCTCCGAGCTCCACCCACCGGCCGGGCTCCGTCCCGACGGCCGAGCTCAGCCCGAGCCCCGCCCCGTCCCCTatgccccgccccccgggccgccgcGGCCGCTGCGCGCGGTGTCCGGCGGGAGCGCTAGGAGCGCGGGGGCAGCGCGCagggcggggcggcgggccggggaggcggggcggcaggccggggcgggccggggcgggcggaaGGAGCGCCAGGCCGGAAGGAGGCAgcgggcgggagggagggcgGCAGGAGCGGGCCCGGAGCTGCTGGGGCGGAGCGGCGGCGCCGCCATGTCCGACAGTGAGAAGCTCAACCTGGACTCCATCATCGGGCGCCTGCTGGAAGGTTGGCCGGGGCAGGGGAGGTCGGTGCCCGCCGCGCCCTGGCCCGGAAGTGGTGCGCGGGCGGGCCTGCCCCTCCCCGGGCCAGCTTAGACTGGGCGGGGACGGGCCGCAAGGTCCCGTGGCCACAGCCGCCCCCCGAGTCGCGGCGCGCCGGGGGAGGGGGGTTCCGGGGACGCTCTGGCACGGGGAGCAGCCCCCCTCCTGGGCGGGGGGCGCACGGGTTGGCCTGCGCTATTGGGAGTGAGGGAGAAACCTAAGAAGCCTAGCTCCACCCCTCCCAGGGGTCCTGCGCTATGGGTGGGGTGTTGGGTGGCAGGCCCCCGCGCACAGCACACCCCCTCGAGGGGGTCCCATCCTGGGAGGCCAGAGGCGGAGGTCCTGGGAGGCTCACCAGCAACAGCTGCCCCTAGGCAGGGAGGGGCCTAGGAGGCCCAGGCGCCCTCAGATGTGCCCATAGGGCCACTTGTGTCGCCCACCTTCCTCCTGCCTGAGGGACCAGAGTCTTGACACCCCATTCCTCCCACAGTGCAGGGCTCGCGGCCTGGAAAGAATGTACAGCTAACAGAGAACGAGATCCGTGGTCTGTGCCTCAAATCACGGGAGATTTTCCTGAGCCAGCCCATTCTTTTGGAGCTGGAGGCACCCCTCAAGATCTGCGGTGAGTCTGCTGCCCAGATCCCTTTGGCTTTCTGAAAGTGGAATCCCCACTTCACCCCGCCCAGTCCTTGCATTGCTGCTCCCTGGAGCCCGAACTTGGCCCTGGGTTCAAGTGTAGCCCCTGCACCTAGCGCTGAACCGGTTCCCTGGGTTACAGGTGACATCCATGGCCAGTACTACGACCTTCTGCGGCTCTTCGAGTATGGTGGCTTCCCTCCAGAGAGCAACTACCTCTTCCTGGGGGACTACGTGGACCGGGGCAAGCAGTCTTTGGAAACCATCTGCTTGCTGCTGGCCTATAAGATCAAGTACCCCGAAAACTTCTTCCTGCTCCGTGGGAACCATGAGTGTGCTAGCATCAACCGCATCTATGGCTTCTACGATGAGTGTGAGTAGCCCAAGTCCTTAAGTGACTTCCCTTTTCGGGGAGACCCTCACATAGGCCTGGCAGTAGGGGAATTGGTGTCTGACCACTACCCACAGACCGCGAGCTCTGCGAAGGGTGCACACCAGTTggtgcctctctgcctgccctccTGCCGTGGGGCCGGCACGCAGGAGGGGTCTGGGGAGTGACTGCTGAGGACTGCCCATGTTCTAATGCAGGGCCCTGCCTCATGACACTCCCCTCCAGGACATCCATTAGGCACTTGGGATGCCTATTTGGACTGGATCCTACCAACCAGAAGCTGAGATAAACCAGGCCTAGTCTTGGCCTGGCCCTGCTCACTGGGTGCGGGTGGGTTGTTTCGGATTGGAACTCAGGTTCCTCTGGACCTAGCTGCTTTAGAATTCCTGGAAGGCTGGTAGGCAGCGGAGTCGGGGGAGGGGGGATTCTCTTCTTGTCTGCCATTCTCTTCTCCCAGCTGTGTCTGGAGGGCCTCAAGACCCAGGCTGGCTGTGGGGCAGATAGGCCTCATGAGGCATCTCCTTCCTCCCAGCAGGCAAGAGACGCTACAATATTAAACTGTGGAAGACCTTTACTGACTGCTTCAACTGCCTGCCCATTGCTGCCATCGTGGATGAGAAGATCTTCTGCTGCCATGGAGGTGAGAGTGGCTCTAGGGTACATGTTGAAGGGTTCTTTGGGAAGGAAGAGCCCTGGGCCACATCCCGGGGAGCCCTGGGATGAGGCTGTTAGCTGGAGGATGTCTTCCCCGTCACCTGGAAGACCTCTCCCAGTGGTCTTGGTTTGCATGTCACTCTTTGTTTTGAGGCTTAAGCAAGTAAcctgccctcccccaggcctgTCCCCAGACCTGCAGTCCATGGAGCAGATTCGGCGTATCATGCGGCCTACAGACGTGCCGGACCAGGGCCTGCTGTGCGACCTGCTGTGGTCTGACCCTGACAAGGACGTGCAGGGCTGGGGCGAGAATGACCGTGGTGTCTCCTTTACCTTTGGGGCTGAGGTAGTGGCCAAATTCCTGCACAAGCACGACTTGGACCTCATCTGCCGGGCACACCAGGTGGGCTGGCAGCTCTGGGGCGGGTGGGAGTGGGGCCTGGGTAGCCAGCACCTGCTGAACAAACTGCCCCCATCCTCATCCAGGTGGTAGAAGATGGCTATGAATTCTTTGCCAAGCGGCAGCTGGTGACTCTCTTCTCGGCTCCCAACTACTGTGGCGAGTTTGACAATGCAGGCGCCATGATGAGTGTGGATGAGACACTCATGTGCTCCTTCCAGgttgggatgggggaaggaggggggctgGTGACCCTGTGGCTTAGCCCATGAGTTTGACCAGCTCTTGTCTTTTTTAGATACTCAAGCCCGCTGACAAGAACAAGGGGAAATACGGGCAATTCAGTGGCTTGAACCCTGGAGGCCGGCCCATCACCCCACCCCGCAACTCCGCCAAAGCCAAGAAATAGCCTCCGCGTGCCCGCACTCTGCCCCAGATGGTGGATTTGTACAGAAATTACGTGGCCATAGGGGGTTCACGCTGGCCCCCCAGGCCCACCTGTCACGGGGAACACGGAGccttggtgtatttttttttttttttaatgaatcaatAGCAGCGTCCAATCCCCCAGGGCCCCTTCCGCCTGCTATAGTGGTGGCAAGCAGGATCCTGGGGCTGAGGCTGCAGCTCAGGGCAAAGCAGGGCCAGATGTGGGTTTCCAGCCTTGCTTGGCCTCAGGGCTGGCCGACAGATCCTGGGGCAACCCATCTGGTCTCTTGAATAAAGGTCAAAGCTGGATTCTCGCCATGGCCTCTGTCTCCCTTGTCCCAAATACTGGGCCTGGCAGCCCTTCTGTCCAGGGCTGCTTGGGAGGATAGgcatgctgggcatggggccCCAGCTAGGGCAATCCCAGCCATAGGCTCAGGTCCATGGGGGCTTAGAATTCCAAGCTGGGGCCAGAGAGTATAGAGAAAACAGTTTGGTGACCACAAAGGATTCCAGAGGTGTGTTTAGGATTTAAGGGACAGACAAGTCATGATTGGCAAAGAAGGTAAATCAGCAGGGGCTCATAGCCCCTCTGTGATTTCTGTCCTGGGGAGGTAGGCTTAGGGAAGGCAGGTGTCCAGCCCTAGCCACATAGTTGGGAGTCTGGCCTAAAGGCCTATGGGAGGGGAATAACAGGGGGCCTCCCATCAGGTGGCAGCTCGGTGCAAAGCCTGGGAACAGACATGATTGGTTGGGAGTTAGAGAAGACAGGACCCAGGCTAGTCAGAGCCAGGAAGGACCTGGGGTGGCATCAAGACCAGTGCTCTACTCCAACACAGCCCACCTTTACCAACCACCAGGGTGATTAGCCCCATCCCTGGGCTGctgctgggggaaggaggaggctgTGGTTTCATCTAATCAGAGCCTCTGGACACAGGCTTGTTCTCAGTTCAGCCTTCACCCTCACTATCTTCAGCCAGCACAGGGCTGGGGCCCGGAGGAGAGTGTACAGGGGCGAGGATGGAGCCAAAGAACAGCGAGCGGAACTGGAATGGAGCGAAGAGAAGTAGAGTGAGCTCTGGAGGCTGTTCCCTCTTTGTCTCCCACCCCTACCTCCATCTCCAGCCCCTACCTTCTTGGGTGGGGGAGTCCCAGGCTCTGTACTGGGCTCGGCTTCATGGTCTTCTGAGAAGGGGCCAGGGCTACAGGGGGGCCGGAGTCCAGGTGAAAGGGGGATGGAGGGTACTGCCCGGGAGCCCTCGCTGTCCGCAGTAGTTTCCATGGCAATCATGTAAGAGTCAATGTCGTCACTGGCAAAGTCATCCAGGTGGGGTGTGCTGCAGGCAGGGACGGTATCAGTGAGCAGGAGGGTGAAAAGAAGGTACAGAGGCAGGACCCCTAGAGGAGTCGGAGTATTTGTAAAAGCCTTGTGACCACTGGTGGTCTCTTGACtttattactttcatttcatAGGAGGGGAAACGATGCAGTGGTTAAATGGTGTCTTCCTGCAGGGAGTGGACCTGGAATCTGTTTGATCAGAATTCAAATAGGGGCTTGAGGGAAACATCCTGGGAGCCAGTTTAGCTCAGCTTGGGTAGAGAAGCCTCAAGTCCTCTGAACTAGGCCACCTGGGGCTAAAGCTCCCCCCTTCCCAGGAGACGGAGCTGGAGAGCACTGGGGCCCAGGGACTTGCTGGGCGGGGGGCCAGACCAAACTTCCTCTGCTTCCACTACACTGGGCCCATCCTCCCCAGCCCACCTGCCCTTCCAGCCACCTGCTTTCCCCAGCCCCAGTcagccccctgcctcccagcagTCTGTTCCCTCCTTGGCCTGGGAAGAGGCTCTAAGGGGAGGACTCAGCCAGAGAAGGAAGCCAGCCCGACCTTGGGGACACTTCCCTGGGTGGGAGGGATCTCTGAGCACAGCTGACCAGGAAGACTGAGCCTGCAGGGCTGGAGAGAGCTGTAGCACTGGGCCCAACAGGAAGTGTATGTGCTGGGGGAGGTGCACACGCTGCAAGCAGTAGGCTCAGGCCAGGGTGCAgagagaggggagtggggaggcatggggaggcaggtgggcttCCTCACCTGTGAGCTTGGAGTGGAGGCGCAAGCCTGTGGAGCTCTGGGGAGCACATGGCTGGGGAGTGCAGGTCCGACTCTGATAGTGTGGCCAGGACAAAGTGTCCATCCAGCAGAGAATCCTTGACAGCAAAGATGGCTGGCCTAGGCAGATGACAGGTCCTGGGCAAGGTCAGGGCCTTTCAGCTCTCagcatcccctcccctcctgagGCTGGGAATTACCTGCCTGGTGCATCGAAGTGAACACTAAGAGACAAGTTTGCTGACTCTGCAAAGCTCAGGAGTCCctaggaggggagaagcagagcagtGAGGCCCTGGGCAGGAAGGGAAGGACAGGGTGGTGTGTTGGGGGGAACCTCACCCGAAATTCCTTAAGGCAGAAAGTGATGGCCACCCCTTCTTGGGCCTGCAGCTGCTGGAAATCCTCCTCCCCAATGCTCATCTCGGTCACCATGGCTTTGACGGTGCTGTCTGTGGAGGCAGGAACAGGAGGAACCTAGGCTTCTAGGCcctaccccctcccaccccagctctgaCCCTGCCTAAGGCCATGTCTGGCTCTctcacctgcctcttcctcctggtAGCTGCGCAGGATGACCCTGCGGCCACAGCCAATGCCCAACGTCACTTCTGCCAgtgcaggggggaagggcagaacaGCCTCCCCCAGAACCCtgtggggcagggcggggggcggggggggagtaCAACATCACACACTCAGTCCTGCACTGTGGCTTTGCTCTTGAGCTGAGGCAGGGCTATGACACGTGCCAGAGTCCAAGGGGATCCACCATGTGTGGGATACCCTGGGAAGGAGGACAGGGTGAGCAGGTCATGGGTCCTGCCCCATCCAAAGCTTTCAGGCTGTTGGGGGGAGAAGAGTCCACTGCAAGGGATGGGGCAGACAAGAGCACAGCCCAGAGGAGGCAACAGAAAGCATGGAATGTTTGCACTGGGCCAAACCAGGCAAGCAGCACCTGCCCACCCAGGGGTGGGAAACCACACCCAGGCCATCCCTAGAAATTCAGCCTTCAGGAAAAAGGCCTTAAATCTCTGTCTTCTAGGAATACATGTtgacaaatatttacatatgaagTAACAATTGGAATTTGTCTCAAGACAATTGGAACCGGAGCAGATGGGAGCAGACATCCACTTTTatacatatttgaagaaaaacaaagaaagaagaaaaacaattgctcattaaaaaaaaataataataaagctccAAAATCCAGACCAGAGGTGatatccttctctctttctctacccaaAGGAGTCCTAAGCAGCATTATCTcaacagaactcagaaaaacagaCTCAGGACCCGAAGGAAACTTCAAATTATCATACCCTATGgctacaaaaagaaatgaacattacCTTGGGTTACTCGGATGCAAGCAGCATCCagcatggggtgggaggggagccaTCCCTCTCTACATTGGTCTTCTGCAGGAACCTTTGCCTCCTCTGTAGACTCCATCTCCCAGGCCCTGCATAGCCCTTAGGTGTGCTCTGATTTTCCCAGGACAGCCATACCCCCACAGCTGCTGATCCAGGTTGCCCTCCTGGAGCATGGCCTCCCTGTCCAGCCTCCTTCCTTGGCCTGTGGACTTCTCAAAGCTCCAGCCCAAGTAGATGGGAAGAGAGGCTGCCCTTGAATAGAGAACACTCCCAGAAAGATGACTACTCCAGAGAAGAATTTGGAGCCCCTGAGCCAGAAAGTGAAAGATGGACATTCAAGGCTCCTGAAGCCCAAGGAAGGGGACTTAAGGGCAAGCAAGAGACCTGCTTCCTAAAAGGGGAGTCAGAAGGGGTCCAAGTGGCCAGAAAGCCAAGCCAGATCTTTAGGGTGGAGAATGCAGGTTCCTGGACACAGTGAGGAGCACAGAGCAATGCCTCCTCTATTCCAGCCTCTGCCCTTAAAGAGCCAGACCTGAGAGCAAACTGATCTGGACTAATTCTTTGAGGTTCACAGAAACTCtgtagagaaaatgaagaaggtGTCTTCTCAAATTGACCCTTGAagctccaaaaaataaaaaaagacccaCATTCAGTCTGTATCCAGAGGGACACACTCACCGTGCTGGGGCACGGAGTACATGGGGGCACAAGGCTGGGTCGAAGACGGCCTGCAGGGACTCGCAGTCCTGGAAGGACAGGTTGTGAGTCTTCCTCACCCCTGGATGGGCAGATGGGGTCTCAGTGGGTTTTGCTaacctccacccctccaccccagggaTTCCTCGGCCAGTCAGCTGCCCCCTCACCGTATTTGCAGTGTAGCTGGACCACCAGGCGGCTGCTCCTGCCATTCAGTGAGATGCAGCATTTCTCCACAGTCTTCTCCACCGTTGCCAGCGAGCGGAAGACAGCCAGGAACGACTGTGCAAGGGAAACCCATCAGCCCAGTGGCCTCCACCAACCAGCTTCCACATCCCATGTAGGCTCTGGCCATCCCAGGCTCAGCACTGTCACACTAGAGAGGGAGCTCCCACAACATGCAGAACACTTATGCTTTTCCAGGCCTTTCTCTGTTCATGCTATCACACCTGTCTGGGATGTCTTGAAAGATCTGCTTACTTTTCAATATCACCACTCTCTCCAGGTCCCTGGAAGGATCTATtaccctctccccagctcccatTACCCTCTGTGGTGTCTCTACTGTACACCTCAATGCATTTTACATTGGTTTGCTCCTGCAtacacccccctccccagtcaGGATCTTCTGAATGCCCCAGGGTGGACCCATtcctggttggggggggggggaaacaccTCACCTTCATCAAGATCTTACAGCGCAGGGCTTCCTGACCAGAGGTGGTGGCCTGGTACTGCTGGAAGAAGAGTGGGGCAAAGAGGAAGCAGGcataggcagagcgagaggaGTTCACCGTCCGAAGAGAGAGCTGGGCCaggaagagcagggagagggatgcGGTCAGGGGGCAGAAACAGGCTCTGTCCTCTGTCTGGCTTCTGCTCACACCTGTCCTAATGTCCTCCTCCTCCACCGTCACCTGTTGAaatcctccctctccttccagtcAGCGACTGCcttctccatgaagccttccctgagtCCCTGGTGGCAAGGGCCCTACACAACCGTCAGCACACACTGCCTTTTTTCCCTAgttacccgccccccccccccaaacacacacaaggCACTTCGGGGAGGGCAATGGCTCTCGATCCACACACCGGCCTGGGAAGATGACAGGACCCAACCTGACACCCCAAcaacggtggggggggggggcaacctTGGCAGACAATTCTGCCCAAGGGCATCTAGCCTGACACGAGGTGAAGCTGGCTCCCGATTGTGACCCCCCTCACCCCGTCCTCCAGGGGCTCCAGGTAGAGCTCGTCCCCGATGCGGGACAGGGAATGGACGGCCTTGCCGAGCACTgcggggaagagaagagaaacgGGTTAGGCTGGCGTCTCCCGCGGTCCCAcgtgcccccgcccccgggggcccCGAACTCACCCTTCACGTTGCCGCCGGTGACCAGACACTTCATGCTGCCCCCAGCGCCGAGGTCGGGCCTGGCCTCCGACCGGGCTGGGTCTGGCGGCTGGTCCGCGCCGGGCCCTGCCCACCCCGCCCGCGGCTCGGGTCCGGGTCTCACCAGCCGCCGCCGAGCGGCCCGGCGTTCCCTTCCCGCGCACCGCCCCTcggaagccccgcccccgccttctCATTGGTCCACACGCCGGCGCCTCCGTCACGTGAGAAAACGTCCGGCTGCTCCGCCGTCACGTGACGGGGTCCCGGTGAGGGGCGGGCGGCGGTCACCGGAGCCGGGAGCGCGGGGCGCCGGCCGGCGTGGCGGGGCCTCGGCGGCTGCGCACCTGGACACCAAGAGCACGAAGTCCCCGGCGCGAGGCAGCGAGCACGTGTGCGGGCGAGCCCTCCTGGGCCGCTTCGTACCGGTCTTCCTGGGCGCCTGTCTGGACGTGGGGTCGAGCTGGAGCGTCCCGGGGACGCAGGCAGCAGCCACCAGCTCTAACGAGATGAAAGCAGTTTCCTGCAGGACTCCAGCGTGGGAGAGTGGCTGTTCGTTGTGGCTTCGAGGATCCGTCATTGACCCTTGGAGAACGGAAGATTCTGGGGGCTCAAAGGAGTAGGAGGGTGTACCTAGCAGGGGGAGCGGGAGGAAAGGGCATTGGTGCGTGGGCTTTGGCCCTCGTGGAGGGAACTGGCCTGTGAGCCTTGCAGAGGGATGAAGGCTGCCAAATGGTGGGGGACACCAGTGGGAAGCGCTGGAAACGTTATAAGAGGGAAGAGTCACGTTTATggggtcatttttaaaaagcctccagGACTGTGCAGAAGGGGGCGGTTCGTCAGGGAATTTTCCCCCtcgccctgggctctgggctccaagTCTGCAAAGTGGAAGGGAAGTCCCTAAGGGATTTCCTGAACTCAAGCCCCCACAGCATCCAGGTTCTGTAGGGCCTTTCAGGGCCCTGGGCATCCCCACATTTCTTAGGACCTGCTTGGCCCTGCCCTTCTGGTATTGTCTGCAGTGAGGAGTGGTGTTTGTCTACCAGCCGTTTGCCCTCCAGCTCCTGGCCTGTGATTCCGGACCCCGCCCCCCGTGCCCTCAGTGTCCGTGCCATCACCAGACTTCTCTAGAGCACTGGGTGAGGCTATTCTTGCCTTCCATGGGGGTCAGTGTAAATGGTCCCCCCTCAACCCAGGCATTTACACTGGGAGTCAGCCTAGACCCTCTCCATCACCCCAGGTATTGTAGTCCTTGTATAAGCCCTGACTGTCCCACCTTCCAAAGAGATGGCACACTCTTCCATCTCCACAGCCATCATCCTGGCTCGGGCCACCATCCTCTCTCACCTGAACGACTGTAGGAGCTGAATGGTCTCTTGCCTCCTGTCTTCTGCAGTCCGCTCTCCAAATGGCACCAAAGCGATCTTCCTAAAACGTCCTCCTGACGGACGTTCCCCCTGCTGGCTCCTTCTCTTCCTAGGGCACAGCTTTAGTTGCTGGTCCTCAGACAGGCCTTTTGTTCACCAGCCCCCACTGCCCATCACACTGCAACAGTCTTTCATACATAGGTGTCTACATGAACTGCTGTCATGAAGCTTCCAACACAGTCCCATTTTTTTCCTGGACAGTAGCTATCTCCTCTCCAcattctgtcaaaaaaataaaatccacaaaaaataaataaaatccacaaaagaACTTAGCATTAGCtactctcttccttccctctctcctctctgtctctccctccctctctttctttatcCCAGTGTAACTCAGCATGGCCTTCACAGCTTTACCCCACAGCCATTACCTGAGCAGCCCAACTGGAACAGGAGGCAGATGTCAAGGCTCCCGGGAAAGCAAGGAGGGGAAATAATCACACAGTCTCACCTCTGCCACTGACACCTATGGGGCTGGAAGGTCCTATCGCCTTGAGGTCTTtgaggcagggccctggggagggcaAGGGAGACATAAACtccagggttttatttttcttttt containing:
- the PPP1CA gene encoding serine/threonine-protein phosphatase PP1-alpha catalytic subunit; the protein is MSDSEKLNLDSIIGRLLEVQGSRPGKNVQLTENEIRGLCLKSREIFLSQPILLELEAPLKICGDIHGQYYDLLRLFEYGGFPPESNYLFLGDYVDRGKQSLETICLLLAYKIKYPENFFLLRGNHECASINRIYGFYDECKRRYNIKLWKTFTDCFNCLPIAAIVDEKIFCCHGGLSPDLQSMEQIRRIMRPTDVPDQGLLCDLLWSDPDKDVQGWGENDRGVSFTFGAEVVAKFLHKHDLDLICRAHQVVEDGYEFFAKRQLVTLFSAPNYCGEFDNAGAMMSVDETLMCSFQILKPADKNKGKYGQFSGLNPGGRPITPPRNSAKAKK
- the RAD9A gene encoding cell cycle checkpoint control protein RAD9A isoform X3, whose translation is MKCLVTGGNVKVLGKAVHSLSRIGDELYLEPLEDGLSLRTVNSSRSAYACFLFAPLFFQQYQATTSGQEALRCKILMKSFLAVFRSLATVEKTVEKCCISLNGRSSRLVVQLHCKYDSTVKAMVTEMSIGEEDFQQLQAQEGVAITFCLKEFRGLLSFAESANLSLSVHFDAPGRTCHLPRPAIFAVKDSLLDGHFVLATLSESDLHSPAMCSPELHRLAPPLQAHSTPHLDDFASDDIDSYMIAMETTADSEGSRAVPSIPLSPGLRPPCSPGPFSEDHEAEPSTEPGTPPPKKFRSLFFGSILAPVHSPPGPSPVLAEDSEGEG
- the RAD9A gene encoding cell cycle checkpoint control protein RAD9A isoform X1 — protein: MKCLVTGGNVKVLGKAVHSLSRIGDELYLEPLEDGLSLRTVNSSRSAYACFLFAPLFFQQYQATTSGQEALRCKILMKSFLAVFRSLATVEKTVEKCCISLNGRSSRLVVQLHCKYGVRKTHNLSFQDCESLQAVFDPALCPHVLRAPARVLGEAVLPFPPALAEVTLGIGCGRRVILRSYQEEEADSTVKAMVTEMSIGEEDFQQLQAQEGVAITFCLKEFRGLLSFAESANLSLSVHFDAPGRTCHLPRPAIFAVKDSLLDGHFVLATLSESDLHSPAMCSPELHRLAPPLQAHSTPHLDDFASDDIDSYMIAMETTADSEGSRAVPSIPLSPGLRPPCSPGPFSEDHEAEPSTEPGTPPPKKFRSLFFGSILAPVHSPPGPSPVLAEDSEGEG
- the RAD9A gene encoding cell cycle checkpoint control protein RAD9A isoform X2; amino-acid sequence: MKCLVTGGNVKVLGKAVHSLSRIGDELYLEPLEDGLSLRTVNSSRSAYACFLFAPLFFQQYQATTSGQEALRCKILMKSFLAVFRSLATVEKTVEKCCISLNGRSSRLVVQLHCKYGVRKTHNLSFQDCESLQAVFDPALCPHVLRAPARVLGEAVLPFPPALAEVTLGIGCGRRVILRSYQEEEADSTVKAMVTEMSIGEEDFQQLQAQEGVAITFCLKEFRGLLSFAESANLSLSVHFDAPGRPAIFAVKDSLLDGHFVLATLSESDLHSPAMCSPELHRLAPPLQAHSTPHLDDFASDDIDSYMIAMETTADSEGSRAVPSIPLSPGLRPPCSPGPFSEDHEAEPSTEPGTPPPKKFRSLFFGSILAPVHSPPGPSPVLAEDSEGEG